One genomic segment of Ignavibacteriales bacterium includes these proteins:
- a CDS encoding dCTP deaminase: MILTDKQILSEIKKRTIIISPFNRSNLGSNSYDVHLGDWLSMYKCEILDAKKHNPVRTFRIPKEGLILVPSKLYLGVTKEYTETHKHVPFLEGKSSIGRLGIDIHATAGKGDVGFKNTWTLEISVRQPVRIYAGMPIGQLIYFEIGGEVETPYFKKINAKYNKKTNKPVESMMWKNF, encoded by the coding sequence ATGATTCTTACTGACAAACAGATATTAAGCGAAATAAAAAAAAGAACAATTATTATTTCTCCGTTTAACCGCAGCAATCTCGGTTCGAATAGTTACGATGTACATCTCGGTGATTGGTTATCGATGTATAAGTGTGAAATTCTCGACGCGAAAAAACATAATCCGGTTCGCACTTTCAGAATTCCTAAAGAAGGATTAATTCTTGTACCGAGTAAGCTATATCTTGGCGTGACAAAGGAGTATACTGAAACACACAAACATGTTCCTTTCCTTGAAGGTAAAAGCAGCATCGGTCGGCTTGGAATAGATATCCATGCAACCGCAGGGAAAGGTGATGTCGGTTTCAAAAATACATGGACATTGGAAATTTCGGTTCGGCAACCGGTTCGCATTTATGCCGGGATGCCGATCGGTCAATTGATATATTTTGAAATCGGCGGCGAAGTTGAAACACCATACTTCAAAAAGATAAATGCTAAATACAATAAAAAAACAAATAAACCTGTTGAATCTATGATGTGGAAAAATTTTTGA
- a CDS encoding SPOR domain-containing protein produces MQRKIPRTAGIIYVEGLIASNENESIRCFRTIVDSFPRSEWADDALARLFEYNLQSGTFAEAEQSFKKLENTYPSSPYVTTGYLNQQRTNQDSFSSRNNQPRAKGEEWAVQIGAFSLKENAVKLQQKLVANGYRSTVYENLLDGKNLLYLVWVGTFDTADEARPLLKELKTKFNINGVLRMRTSWKKW; encoded by the coding sequence TTGCAGAGAAAAATTCCCCGTACCGCAGGTATCATTTACGTTGAAGGTTTAATCGCTTCGAATGAGAATGAATCTATCAGATGTTTTAGAACTATTGTCGACAGTTTTCCGAGAAGCGAATGGGCAGACGATGCATTAGCACGCTTGTTCGAATACAACCTGCAATCCGGAACATTCGCCGAGGCGGAACAAAGTTTTAAAAAATTAGAAAATACCTATCCGTCTTCACCTTATGTTACCACCGGTTATCTAAATCAGCAAAGAACTAACCAGGACAGTTTTTCGTCAAGGAATAATCAACCGCGGGCGAAAGGTGAAGAATGGGCTGTGCAAATTGGAGCGTTCTCGCTGAAAGAAAATGCAGTCAAACTTCAACAGAAACTTGTTGCGAACGGATATCGGTCAACTGTTTACGAAAACTTGCTCGATGGAAAAAATCTTCTCTATCTGGTGTGGGTAGGAACCTTTGATACCGCCGATGAAGCTCGCCCTTTATTAAAAGAATTGAAAACAAAATTTAATATAAACGGTGTGTTACGAATGCGGACGAGTTGGAAGAAGTGGTGA
- a CDS encoding response regulator — translation MDQAPESSREIFRQCLRQADRFIIEGKFSEAKQQLAEAKKIDSRNPFIIAFEERIALFENKINTIHKQPTATQKEPEPQTQPETITPSSSTTETLSREIIELQLRQSIETEFKTRYTEELRKAEEQAARLLEEERIALQQQQHLLHARYEEQISTARKQLDDEFQKHLASEISALEEKLSQQHKQELSALEKEIKDKLTLQHQNEIDNIKKDLESNRGELESGKQKSFTERENELKKEFDIQLQTALRKTKETISADYSKQLESERKKITSDLSAEYNDKLNVLQQTIDRITKELEQDKSAFLKREAELKQEYELKIDESVKNTLLNFDTETTKSLEQEQMQIEQRLKDEYEKRLAIERKILDENITLLENERRSFSEREQTIKKQYESNLAEALKEAEASNLQKTDKQVEKEIKRLKNELEHELKLKLDEEKKAFKQLEKAIENERAEFQNHQKKLKEQHENDLKNALAESERSHKQEITLRLDEERKKITKDFTQQLAAKLEEEKEAFRILEAQLVQERKEFTAREQELKKQQNQKLLDALRKTEIMFQQQSAQQLEMEREKITAELRSVYDKKLEEDRLKLSSEFDVLRIEFESSYQKRINELELEAQNRLREQLATLQKNQEEDLAKHRITLRKELELEIEREYEIRLLDEKQRIQKESDTAIEEEKKRLDEQYNKMIETQNEQVQKLRSDLRNEMEQVLLSRLERIATEYDHKMELLGARIPETKEERYEMYRMKMLDCYITGQPSVAEARVLMQLKELLELTFDEHLAIEADVRLDLYVKRVEKMILTGEMNLNNTTGLEKLKQQFSITPEEATRLEQFILASFQRLTKKGRILIVDDDELLLHSLEDLLNDCDYQVVTSPDIETALEKLNNTTFDLILSDIKFGVSDLDGFKFFKAVQEKPHLRSIPFVFMSALIDGVIIRSGIQLGVDDYITKPMDPDLLIATIEGKLKRFREIKLN, via the coding sequence ATGGATCAGGCACCTGAATCTTCTCGTGAAATTTTCCGTCAGTGCCTTCGACAAGCGGATAGATTTATTATAGAAGGAAAATTTTCAGAAGCAAAACAGCAATTAGCTGAAGCTAAAAAAATAGATTCCCGAAATCCATTTATTATAGCGTTCGAGGAAAGAATTGCATTATTCGAAAATAAAATAAATACCATCCATAAGCAACCGACCGCTACACAAAAAGAACCCGAACCTCAAACCCAACCGGAGACAATTACTCCATCATCGTCAACAACCGAAACTCTTTCTCGTGAAATAATTGAACTTCAGCTTAGGCAAAGTATTGAAACGGAATTCAAAACCCGTTACACAGAAGAGCTTCGAAAAGCCGAAGAGCAAGCCGCCAGGTTACTTGAAGAAGAAAGAATTGCCCTGCAACAGCAACAGCATTTGCTTCATGCTCGGTACGAAGAACAAATATCCACAGCCCGGAAACAATTAGACGATGAATTTCAGAAACATCTTGCATCTGAAATTTCCGCTTTAGAAGAAAAATTATCTCAGCAACACAAACAGGAACTTTCCGCGCTCGAAAAAGAGATCAAAGATAAATTAACTCTTCAGCATCAAAATGAAATTGACAATATTAAAAAGGATCTCGAATCGAACCGGGGAGAGTTAGAATCCGGTAAACAAAAATCGTTTACGGAGAGAGAGAATGAGTTAAAAAAAGAATTCGATATTCAACTGCAAACAGCATTACGGAAGACCAAAGAAACTATATCCGCCGACTATTCAAAACAACTTGAATCTGAACGTAAAAAGATCACCAGTGATCTCTCTGCCGAATATAATGATAAGCTCAACGTCTTACAACAAACGATTGATCGCATCACTAAAGAATTGGAACAAGATAAATCTGCTTTTTTAAAACGGGAAGCTGAACTGAAACAAGAATATGAATTGAAAATCGATGAATCGGTTAAAAATACCCTTTTAAATTTTGACACCGAGACCACTAAATCACTTGAACAAGAACAGATGCAAATTGAACAGCGTCTGAAAGATGAATACGAGAAGAGGCTCGCTATTGAACGCAAAATATTAGATGAAAACATCACATTACTTGAAAATGAACGTAGATCTTTTTCCGAACGTGAACAAACTATTAAAAAGCAGTACGAATCGAATTTAGCGGAGGCGCTTAAAGAAGCCGAGGCATCAAATCTACAAAAAACCGACAAGCAAGTTGAAAAAGAAATAAAGCGTCTCAAAAATGAACTTGAGCACGAATTAAAATTGAAACTCGATGAAGAGAAAAAAGCCTTTAAGCAGCTTGAAAAAGCAATCGAGAATGAACGCGCAGAATTTCAAAACCACCAAAAGAAATTAAAAGAACAACACGAAAATGATCTTAAGAATGCTCTTGCAGAATCCGAAAGATCACATAAACAGGAAATTACGCTACGCCTCGATGAAGAACGAAAAAAGATTACAAAAGATTTTACGCAACAATTAGCTGCAAAACTTGAGGAAGAGAAGGAAGCTTTTCGTATACTCGAGGCACAATTGGTTCAGGAGAGAAAAGAATTTACCGCTCGGGAACAGGAGTTAAAGAAACAACAAAATCAAAAACTCCTCGATGCACTCAGAAAAACAGAGATAATGTTTCAGCAACAATCTGCGCAGCAACTTGAGATGGAACGGGAAAAGATAACAGCAGAGTTGCGATCGGTTTATGATAAAAAACTGGAAGAGGACCGGTTAAAACTTTCATCTGAATTCGATGTTTTACGAATTGAATTTGAATCGTCTTACCAGAAGCGCATCAATGAACTCGAACTCGAAGCACAAAATAGATTACGGGAACAACTCGCAACACTCCAGAAAAATCAAGAAGAAGATTTAGCCAAACATCGAATCACGCTTAGAAAAGAACTTGAATTGGAAATCGAGCGTGAATACGAAATCAGACTTCTTGATGAGAAGCAGAGAATTCAAAAAGAGTCAGATACTGCGATTGAAGAGGAAAAAAAGCGCCTCGATGAACAGTACAATAAAATGATTGAAACGCAGAACGAACAGGTTCAAAAATTGCGTTCCGATCTCAGGAACGAAATGGAGCAGGTTCTTCTGTCGCGGTTGGAGCGTATCGCGACCGAGTACGATCATAAAATGGAATTACTTGGTGCACGCATCCCCGAGACAAAAGAAGAGCGTTATGAAATGTACCGCATGAAGATGCTTGATTGTTACATCACCGGTCAGCCATCAGTAGCCGAGGCGCGAGTACTGATGCAACTCAAAGAACTCCTTGAATTAACATTTGATGAGCATCTTGCCATCGAGGCGGATGTCCGGCTTGATTTATATGTTAAGCGTGTTGAAAAGATGATTCTTACGGGCGAAATGAATCTGAATAATACCACAGGTTTGGAAAAGCTGAAACAACAATTCAGTATAACCCCTGAAGAAGCGACGCGACTCGAACAGTTTATTCTTGCAAGTTTTCAACGTCTAACAAAAAAAGGAAGAATTTTAATTGTGGACGACGATGAATTACTGTTGCATTCGCTCGAAGATTTATTGAATGACTGCGATTATCAGGTTGTTACTTCACCTGACATAGAAACCGCCTTAGAAAAGTTAAACAACACGACATTCGATTTGATATTAAGTGATATTAAATTTGGAGTAAGCGATCTGGACGGATTCAAATTCTTCAAAGCCGTTCAAGAGAAACCACATCTACGGTCTATTCCGTTTGTATTCATGAGCGCGCTGATAGACGGAGTAATTATCCGATCGGGAATTCAACTTGGCGTTGATGATTATATTACAAAGCCGATGGATCCCGACCTGTTAATTGCGACAATCGAAGGCAAATTAAAACGATTTCGTGAAATTAAACTTAACTAG
- a CDS encoding response regulator: protein MNTSIYVAGLFSYTMLLLGFIPQPITEIGVLAQSSYIFYITWMSVFFSIGVAMLFEISRNFRHKIWKANIIFVTFALLILILPGPFTDSVFFGILRLNVEWYFYLCTFAILITVYFIFRHKININPVSDALKSALEVMNDIFITTDKDFHIEMMRGKTIKDILGYAETDLIGKSLKEVIDNKEYLEKYRSFVEQKKMKESNFDADIICKNGNRVPINFSFSPLFVGEELDGFVSVGRDMSAHKQLENELRHSQKMESIGTLAGGIAHDFNNILQILLVNTSSMRRAYNDKEKIEQIADINTGAIKRGSRLVQQILTFARKAEVLFEPVDSVQLIQDITKMLTETFPRTIKFSLRLTPELPPILGDHNQLNQVIMNLCVNARDAMPDGGTISIQTEIGQGWEVRKKFPEAEADLFVCIRVTDTGTGMDANTRERIFEPFFTTKEQGKGTGLGLAVVYGIVSSHKGFIEVASDVGVGTTFTLLLPASKDEVSISIPESTSTTNLPRGDETLLVVEDEDTLLQTITALLSGHGYKIISARDGFEAIEMFKKHKNDIDLIILDIGLPKLSGWDALAQIKEGTDDLKVIVSSGYLDPKLKSEKLGDGVSEYILKPYDPQQILLSIRRVLDGRMN, encoded by the coding sequence GTGAACACTTCCATTTACGTTGCCGGCTTATTTTCTTACACGATGTTACTCCTCGGTTTTATTCCACAACCAATCACTGAGATCGGAGTTTTAGCACAAAGCAGTTATATTTTTTACATAACGTGGATGTCTGTTTTTTTCAGCATCGGTGTCGCGATGCTTTTTGAGATATCGCGCAACTTCAGGCATAAAATATGGAAAGCGAATATTATATTTGTCACCTTCGCATTATTAATCTTAATTTTACCGGGCCCTTTTACAGATTCGGTGTTTTTCGGAATTCTTAGATTGAATGTTGAGTGGTATTTTTATCTCTGCACATTCGCTATTTTGATAACAGTTTATTTTATCTTCCGTCATAAAATAAACATCAATCCTGTTTCCGATGCTTTAAAATCTGCTCTCGAAGTGATGAACGATATATTCATTACAACGGATAAAGATTTTCATATTGAGATGATGCGTGGCAAAACTATCAAAGATATCCTCGGTTACGCAGAAACCGACCTGATTGGAAAATCTTTAAAGGAAGTTATTGACAATAAAGAATATCTGGAAAAATATCGTTCTTTTGTCGAACAAAAAAAGATGAAGGAAAGCAATTTCGACGCTGATATAATCTGTAAAAACGGCAATCGGGTTCCTATTAATTTTTCTTTTAGTCCCCTGTTCGTCGGTGAAGAACTGGACGGTTTTGTCAGTGTAGGTAGAGATATGAGTGCACACAAACAACTTGAAAACGAACTGCGTCATTCTCAGAAAATGGAAAGCATCGGCACATTGGCAGGCGGTATAGCACACGACTTCAACAACATACTTCAAATACTCTTGGTCAATACTTCAAGTATGAGAAGAGCGTATAACGACAAAGAGAAAATAGAGCAAATCGCCGATATCAATACGGGCGCAATAAAGCGCGGCTCTCGACTTGTACAACAAATTTTAACTTTTGCCCGCAAGGCCGAAGTTTTATTTGAACCTGTTGATTCGGTCCAGCTTATACAAGATATCACAAAAATGTTAACCGAAACATTTCCAAGAACCATAAAATTTTCGCTCAGATTGACACCGGAATTACCACCGATATTAGGCGATCACAATCAATTAAATCAGGTGATTATGAATCTTTGCGTTAACGCGCGCGATGCCATGCCGGACGGTGGAACAATTTCTATTCAAACAGAAATAGGGCAAGGATGGGAAGTAAGAAAAAAATTTCCAGAGGCAGAAGCGGACTTATTTGTATGCATCCGTGTAACCGATACAGGGACCGGAATGGATGCGAATACACGTGAGCGAATATTTGAGCCATTCTTCACAACAAAAGAACAAGGAAAAGGAACGGGCCTTGGATTGGCGGTTGTTTACGGAATAGTTTCCAGTCATAAAGGTTTCATTGAAGTTGCAAGCGATGTCGGTGTTGGCACTACTTTCACGCTTTTACTTCCTGCGTCGAAAGATGAAGTATCCATTTCAATTCCCGAATCAACTTCTACAACTAATTTACCTCGTGGAGATGAAACCCTTTTGGTCGTCGAAGATGAAGATACGCTTCTTCAAACAATCACAGCATTACTGAGCGGACATGGTTATAAGATTATTTCTGCGCGCGATGGCTTTGAAGCTATTGAAATGTTCAAAAAACATAAAAACGATATTGATCTTATCATTCTGGATATCGGTCTGCCCAAACTCAGCGGATGGGACGCATTAGCACAGATTAAAGAAGGCACAGATGATTTAAAAGTGATTGTATCGAGCGGATATTTAGATCCAAAATTAAAATCTGAAAAACTTGGAGATGGCGTTAGCGAATATATTCTTAAACCATACGATCCACAGCAAATACTTCTCAGTATTCGCCGTGTACTGGATGGGAGAATGAATTAA
- a CDS encoding 5'-deoxyadenosine deaminase yields the protein MSIIISGATIITANQTRDILANTSVVIENNTISGIFPENSNQNNSGSEVIDATGMVLIPGFIQTHLHLCQTLFRGLADDLQLLDWLKLKIFPMEAAHNARSMYSSALVGIAELIRSGTTTILDMGSVNHQEEIIRAVGETGFRAFVGKAMMDVNELYPRLKESTADSLRTTRLLAEQWHNSFNGRIKYAVAPRFVLSCSDTLMQDAYELTSNSSGMLLHTHASENTNETQKVFERCGMANIEFLNKLGILSNKSVLAHCVHLNKNEFDILQNTKANVSHCPSSNLKLGSGIADIPEMLSKNISVSLGADGAPCNNTLNMFQEMRLASLIQKPFHGSTSMAAETIFRMATINGAHALGIANEIGSIEIGKKADLVLLNLNEIFNPLLPSDNLYSSIVYSASPENVDSVMIDGKWVYRKKENIVIDVDKIRFEAKEELHKLISRMDY from the coding sequence ATGTCGATCATTATCAGCGGTGCCACAATCATTACCGCCAATCAAACCCGTGATATTCTTGCTAATACATCAGTAGTTATTGAAAACAATACGATCTCCGGAATTTTTCCAGAAAACAGCAATCAAAATAATTCCGGCTCAGAAGTTATCGATGCCACCGGTATGGTTTTAATACCCGGATTCATTCAAACACATCTGCACCTTTGTCAAACTCTTTTTCGCGGACTCGCAGACGATCTTCAATTGCTCGATTGGCTTAAATTAAAAATATTTCCGATGGAAGCCGCTCATAATGCTCGATCTATGTACAGTTCTGCACTCGTCGGAATCGCCGAACTGATCCGATCGGGAACCACCACAATTCTCGATATGGGAAGCGTTAATCATCAAGAAGAGATCATCCGTGCTGTCGGTGAAACTGGATTCAGAGCATTTGTTGGAAAAGCGATGATGGATGTGAATGAATTGTACCCAAGACTAAAAGAATCAACTGCTGATTCTTTGCGAACAACAAGATTGCTGGCTGAGCAATGGCATAATTCTTTTAATGGCCGCATTAAGTACGCCGTTGCGCCTCGCTTTGTACTCTCCTGCTCCGATACTCTCATGCAAGATGCTTACGAGTTGACATCGAATTCATCGGGAATGCTTTTACACACACACGCTTCTGAAAATACGAATGAGACACAGAAGGTTTTCGAACGGTGCGGAATGGCGAACATCGAATTCCTGAATAAACTTGGCATCCTCTCTAATAAATCGGTTCTTGCACATTGTGTTCATTTGAACAAAAATGAATTCGATATACTGCAAAACACAAAAGCTAATGTCTCACATTGTCCGTCCTCCAATCTTAAACTCGGTTCCGGCATTGCTGATATTCCCGAGATGCTTTCAAAAAACATATCTGTATCTCTTGGTGCGGATGGCGCTCCATGCAATAACACGCTCAATATGTTCCAAGAAATGCGACTCGCTTCGTTAATCCAAAAGCCCTTTCATGGATCAACATCGATGGCGGCAGAAACAATTTTTCGTATGGCAACAATAAACGGTGCACACGCTCTCGGGATTGCAAACGAAATCGGCAGTATTGAAATTGGTAAAAAAGCCGATTTAGTTTTACTCAATCTTAATGAGATATTTAATCCGCTATTGCCATCGGATAATTTGTACTCTTCGATTGTTTATTCTGCCTCACCCGAAAATGTCGACTCTGTTATGATAGATGGTAAATGGGTTTATCGGAAAAAAGAAAATATTGTTATTGATGTCGATAAAATACGCTTCGAGGCGAAAGAAGAACTTCATAAATTAATATCTCGAATGGATTATTGA
- a CDS encoding metallophosphoesterase, whose amino-acid sequence MKIVAVTDIHGEYSLVERMIEKEMPDITIIGGDITTVGSKKEVEKAIDRFVNSSKRVFAIAGNMDSASHEEVLLQKQVSLNARGVIIGGIGFFGASASPRSSLNTPYEILEDEVYDRISTAFLDVANARHKILVTHAPPHNTILDRIHSGIHVGSTAVRKIIEEKQPDVSICGHIHEAAGIDRIGKTVAVNCGFGAGGYYALVIYEENIFSVTNRCILKQ is encoded by the coding sequence ATGAAAATAGTTGCCGTTACAGATATTCATGGTGAATATTCACTCGTTGAAAGAATGATTGAAAAAGAAATGCCCGATATCACTATCATCGGAGGTGACATCACTACCGTAGGATCGAAAAAAGAGGTGGAAAAAGCTATTGATAGATTTGTGAACTCAAGCAAGCGCGTATTTGCGATAGCCGGAAATATGGATTCGGCATCTCACGAAGAAGTATTGCTGCAAAAACAAGTTTCATTGAACGCAAGAGGAGTAATTATCGGTGGTATCGGTTTCTTTGGTGCTTCTGCTTCTCCGAGATCGTCGTTGAATACCCCGTATGAAATTTTGGAGGACGAAGTTTATGATAGAATCTCGACCGCCTTTCTTGACGTTGCAAATGCGCGACATAAAATATTAGTTACTCATGCACCACCGCATAACACAATACTCGATCGAATACATTCGGGAATTCACGTGGGCAGCACGGCTGTGCGGAAAATTATCGAAGAAAAACAACCCGATGTTTCTATTTGTGGTCATATTCACGAAGCAGCCGGTATTGATAGAATTGGTAAAACAGTTGCAGTAAATTGTGGTTTCGGTGCGGGTGGTTATTATGCTTTGGTTATATACGAAGAAAATATTTTTTCAGTTACTAATCGGTGTATATTGAAACAATAA
- a CDS encoding YjbQ family protein, which translates to MEIYSTSVQTTTKGFSDVRDITASAVNFLREIKITEGLLTVFVPGSTAAITTIEFEEGVVQDFKKVIEKIAPRDTHYEHNSRWGDGNGFSHVRAALLGPSLSVPISRSSLELGTWQQIVLVDFDNRPRTREVFIQIIGK; encoded by the coding sequence ATGGAAATATATTCAACCTCTGTTCAAACGACTACCAAAGGATTCAGCGACGTGAGAGACATTACAGCAAGTGCCGTGAATTTTCTCAGAGAAATAAAGATCACCGAAGGATTGTTGACGGTATTTGTCCCGGGATCAACCGCGGCAATTACTACAATTGAATTTGAAGAAGGTGTCGTTCAGGATTTTAAAAAAGTAATAGAGAAGATTGCACCGAGAGATACCCATTATGAACATAATTCCAGGTGGGGCGACGGAAATGGTTTCTCACACGTGAGGGCGGCGCTGCTTGGACCCTCTTTGTCTGTTCCGATAAGCCGTAGCTCCCTTGAGCTTGGAACATGGCAGCAGATCGTACTGGTAGATTTCGATAATCGTCCGCGTACAAGAGAAGTGTTCATCCAGATAATAGGGAAATGA
- a CDS encoding DUF4159 domain-containing protein, with protein sequence MKYIFVIILIIIIVSQADLFSQVPSVNSAFKIARLKYNGGGDWYNDPQEEVNLLKFIGQNTSINVAPGYEFVSIEDDKFFTYPFIFMTGHGNIVLSDNETHRLRTYLENGGFLYVDDDYGMDKSFRREIKKVFPDRDLVELPHSFGLYSCQFDFSNGPPKVHAHDEKPAQGFGLFHNNRLVLYYTFESNPSDGWNDPEVHNDTMEKHIESLRFGTNIVVWALTH encoded by the coding sequence ATGAAATATATTTTCGTTATAATTCTAATCATCATCATTGTATCTCAAGCTGATCTGTTTTCTCAGGTACCGTCTGTTAATAGTGCGTTTAAAATTGCCCGTCTCAAATATAACGGCGGTGGTGATTGGTACAACGATCCCCAAGAAGAGGTTAATCTTTTGAAATTTATCGGTCAGAATACATCGATAAATGTTGCTCCGGGATATGAGTTTGTTTCGATCGAAGACGATAAATTTTTTACATATCCATTTATTTTTATGACCGGTCACGGAAATATTGTTCTTAGCGACAACGAAACACACCGCTTGCGTACCTATCTTGAAAACGGCGGTTTCCTTTATGTGGATGATGATTACGGCATGGACAAATCTTTCCGTCGCGAAATTAAAAAAGTTTTTCCCGATCGTGATTTGGTTGAACTACCTCATTCTTTCGGATTGTACAGTTGTCAGTTTGATTTTTCAAACGGTCCCCCTAAAGTTCACGCCCACGATGAAAAACCTGCTCAGGGATTCGGATTGTTTCACAACAACCGACTTGTGTTATATTATACATTCGAATCGAATCCGAGCGATGGATGGAACGATCCTGAAGTTCATAACGATACTATGGAAAAGCACATCGAATCCCTACGTTTCGGAACCAACATAGTTGTTTGGGCGTTAACTCACTAA
- the ftsZ gene encoding cell division protein FtsZ, which translates to MIELDNFFNQGAKIRVVGVGGGGGNAVNSMIDKRMQGVDFFAINTDMQALERNKAPNKIQIGKNLTRGLGAGADPSIGQRAVEEDRDELARSLAGSDMVFITAGMGGGTGTGGGPIVANIAKSIGALVVGIVTKPFACEGKKRLAQAEAGIEEMKKQVDTLIVIPNQKLLSIVERNTPLQEAFDKANEVLYNATRGISELITTPGLINVDFADVRTIMREMGDALMGSGLATGENRSIEAAHAAISSPLLEGVSISGALGVLVNVTGGPTMSLVEVDEAVSVIHEAAGEEANVIMGAVVDESLGEEMMVTVIATGFNKRGVGTVRVARPAAKVIERIPAGLHDLQKFEEPAYIRRGIDIPLNSMKNDEVETARAANTIDVDRPAFLRKIMD; encoded by the coding sequence GTGATAGAACTCGATAACTTTTTTAACCAAGGAGCCAAGATACGTGTTGTTGGCGTTGGTGGCGGCGGTGGAAATGCCGTGAACAGTATGATCGACAAAAGGATGCAAGGAGTCGATTTTTTTGCGATCAATACCGATATGCAGGCGCTTGAACGAAACAAAGCGCCGAACAAAATCCAGATCGGAAAAAATTTAACACGCGGTTTAGGTGCGGGAGCCGATCCTTCCATCGGTCAACGTGCAGTGGAAGAAGATCGCGACGAACTTGCCCGCTCATTGGCCGGTAGCGATATGGTCTTCATAACAGCAGGAATGGGCGGAGGTACAGGTACCGGCGGCGGACCGATTGTTGCAAACATTGCCAAAAGCATCGGTGCGCTTGTTGTCGGTATTGTAACAAAACCTTTTGCCTGCGAAGGGAAAAAGAGATTAGCCCAGGCAGAAGCCGGAATTGAGGAAATGAAAAAGCAAGTAGATACATTAATTGTCATCCCGAATCAGAAATTGCTCTCGATTGTCGAGCGGAATACTCCGCTTCAGGAAGCATTCGATAAAGCCAATGAGGTGCTTTATAATGCAACAAGAGGTATTTCGGAATTAATTACAACACCGGGTTTAATCAATGTCGACTTCGCAGATGTCCGCACTATTATGCGTGAGATGGGCGATGCTTTGATGGGCTCAGGCCTTGCAACAGGTGAGAACCGTTCGATCGAGGCTGCACATGCGGCAATCTCAAGCCCGCTTCTCGAAGGTGTTTCAATATCGGGCGCTCTTGGTGTACTCGTTAACGTAACCGGCGGTCCAACTATGTCATTGGTTGAAGTTGATGAAGCTGTTAGTGTAATTCACGAAGCGGCCGGTGAAGAAGCCAATGTGATAATGGGCGCGGTAGTTGATGAATCGCTTGGCGAAGAGATGATGGTTACTGTAATTGCCACCGGTTTTAATAAGCGCGGTGTCGGAACAGTCCGGGTTGCGAGACCCGCGGCGAAAGTTATCGAAAGGATTCCCGCCGGTTTACACGATTTACAGAAATTTGAAGAACCCGCATACATTAGACGTGGCATTGATATTCCTTTGAATTCGATGAAAAACGATGAAGTAGAAACAGCACGTGCGGCGAATACAATCGATGTGGATCGTCCGGCATTCTTAAGAAAAATTATGGATTAA